The window ATAAATTGACTGTAATGTATTGAGTAAAATAACTGGCTTATATACATTTAACTCAAAATTCCCTTGACTTGCAGCCATTCCAACGGTTGTATCATTTCCGAAAATTTGAGTTGCAACCATTGTGATCATCTCTGCTTGGGTAGGATTAACTTTACCAGGCATGATTGATGAGCCGGGTTCATTCGCTGGAATTTCAATTTCACCAATCCCTGCACGTGGTCCTGATGCTAACCAACGGATATCATTGGCAATCTTCATAATGTCTGCTGCGAGAGCTTTCAAACTTCCATGGAAATAAACAACTTCATCATGACTTGTTAAAGCATGGAATTTATTCTCACTAGATGTAAAAGGATGACCTGTTTGTTCACTTAAGAACTTTGCAACTTTATCACCAAATTCGGGATGTGCATTTAATCCTGTACCCACAGCTGTTCCACCGATTGCAAGATTTAACATTTGTTTTTTGGATTCATTAATCATTTCAAGTGATTTGTCTAGCATAAATCTCCACCCACCAATTTCTTGGCCTAACGTGAGTGGTGTCGCATCTTGTAGGTGTGTACGACCTATTTTAACAATATCTTGATATGTTTCTTCTTGTGATTTAAATGTATCTCTTAATTCAGATACTGCATCGATCAATTTACGCTCAACTTCACCATACAATGCAACGTGCATTGCTGTAGGGAATGTATCATTCGAGCTTTGTGACATATTGACATCATCATTTGGATGTACAACTTCATCTGAACCTTGTTCTTTTAAATGAAGATTTGCAACATGAGCAACGACTTCATTCATATTCATATTACTTTGAGTTCCACTGCCTGTTTGCCAAACGACAAGTGGGAAGTGTTCATCCAACTCACCATTGATCACTTTATTTGTAGCGTAATGAATCGCTTCTTTCTTCATATCACTTAACTTGCCTAATTCATTATTCGCACTTGCACATGCCTTCTTTAATTCGGCGAAAGCATAGACAACTTCTATCGGCATCGTTTCTTTTCCAACCGGGAAGTTTCTTTTACTACGCTCTGTTTGAGCACCCCAGTACTTATCACTTGGCACTTCAATTTCTCCGATTGTATCTCTTTCTATTCTCACTGACATAATTTATACCCCCAAAGAATTAATCGTTT of the Abyssicoccus albus genome contains:
- the fumC gene encoding class II fumarate hydratase; translated protein: MSVRIERDTIGEIEVPSDKYWGAQTERSKRNFPVGKETMPIEVVYAFAELKKACASANNELGKLSDMKKEAIHYATNKVINGELDEHFPLVVWQTGSGTQSNMNMNEVVAHVANLHLKEQGSDEVVHPNDDVNMSQSSNDTFPTAMHVALYGEVERKLIDAVSELRDTFKSQEETYQDIVKIGRTHLQDATPLTLGQEIGGWRFMLDKSLEMINESKKQMLNLAIGGTAVGTGLNAHPEFGDKVAKFLSEQTGHPFTSSENKFHALTSHDEVVYFHGSLKALAADIMKIANDIRWLASGPRAGIGEIEIPANEPGSSIMPGKVNPTQAEMITMVATQIFGNDTTVGMAASQGNFELNVYKPVILLNTLQSIYLLADGIKTFNDNCAVGIKPIQENIDQFLNRSLMLVTALNPHIGYEKAAKIAKNAHEKGITLKESAIESGFLTEEQFNKWIKPEEMIGPKA